Proteins from a single region of Belliella baltica DSM 15883:
- a CDS encoding heavy-metal-associated domain-containing protein produces the protein MNVINSIARPASNVQKNAANVRKHVKKWLLKPIKRVLQNKTMNSMIKKSKAVLLICFGFGILLINFEARAQSQEKQNSLNMENTEAKTQVLQLTVEGMSCQEGCANGIDNLLKQQDGIIKSKTIFDTSSSEIHYDKSKISEKQIIALIEKRGFKTKIKEEQK, from the coding sequence ATGAATGTGATAAATTCGATAGCGAGGCCTGCAAGCAATGTGCAGAAAAATGCCGCCAATGTGCGGAAACATGTAAAAAAATGGCTGCTTAAGCCGATAAAAAGGGTTTTACAAAACAAAACTATGAATTCCATGATAAAAAAATCAAAGGCTGTCCTCCTAATATGTTTCGGCTTCGGCATACTGCTGATAAATTTTGAAGCAAGAGCACAGTCACAGGAGAAACAAAATTCACTAAATATGGAAAATACAGAAGCTAAAACACAGGTTCTTCAACTAACGGTAGAAGGAATGAGTTGCCAGGAGGGATGTGCCAATGGCATTGATAATTTGCTAAAGCAGCAGGATGGTATTATTAAAAGTAAAACAATTTTTGATACCAGTTCATCTGAAATTCATTATGATAAAAGTAAAATTTCAGAAAAGCAGATAATTGCACTTATTGAAAAAAGAGGTTTTAAAACAAAAATAAAAGAAGAGCAAAAGTAA